A genomic segment from Pararge aegeria chromosome 15, ilParAegt1.1, whole genome shotgun sequence encodes:
- the LOC120629774 gene encoding bursicon produces the protein MYSGNFLVLGLVFLTACHLHNKPVNVNGQEIQLPPGHECQMTPVIHVLQHPGCVPKPIPSYACIGKCTSYVQVSGSKIWQMERSCNCCQESGEREATVVLFCPKSKSEEKRFRKVSTKAPLECMCRPCGIIEENSIIPQEIAGYADDEFLQSQFRKSF, from the exons atGTATAGTGGAAATTTTCTTGTTTTGGGTTTAGTGTTTCTAACTGCTTGTCATCTTCACAATAAACCTGTTAATGTTAATGGTCAAGAAATACAGCTGCCTCCAG GACATGAATGCCAGATGACTCCAGTGATTCACGTTCTTCAGCATCCGGGATGTGTGCCGAAGCCGATCCCATCTTATGCTTGTATCGGAAAGTGCACTAGTTACGTACAG GTTTCGGGTAGTAAAATTTGGCAAATGGAACGGTCATGCAACTGTTGTCAAGAATCTGGAGAACGTGAAGCAACGGTGGTTCTTTTCTGCCCTAAATCTAAAAGCGAAGAAAAGAGATTTCGAAAG gtGTCCACTAAAGCACCGTTAGAATGCATGTGTCGGCCTTGTGGCATCATAGAAGAAAATTCAATAATCCCGCAAGAAATTGCTGGCTACGCAGATGACGAATTTCTACAAAGCCAATTCAGGAAAAGCTTTTAA